TTGTTTTAACTATTGGATATTCTTCTTCTAATAATCATCAACATTTGAAGATTTTAAATAATTTGAAAAAGCTAGATCCCAATTTTTTAGATAAGTTTTTCTTTATCTTTCCAATGACATATGGAGATACACAATATAGATCCGAAATCGAAAAGATACTTTTAAATTCAAATTTAAATTTTAGAATTTTTAAAGATTTTATGGACTACGATGAAATTGCTAAATTACGGTTGGTTTCAGATATAATGATAAATCTTCCTATTACAGATCAATTAAGCGGAAGTATGCAGGAATATATATATGCTGGAAATATTGTAATTACAGGAGAATGGTTACCATATAATATTTTATGGGAAAATGGTATTAAAACTATAAACATTAAAAATATAGATGAAATAAATGATGCACTTATTTATGCCGTTGAAAATTTTGATAGCTTAAAAAGTTTGTATGAAAAAGATAATGAAAAAATTTATAAAATTTCTTCATGGGAATATACTATAAAAGACTGGATATATATGTATAATAAATTATTTAATAAATAATTTTATTGTTCAATAATATGGGGTGGTGAAAATATGGATGCGGTTATTTTAGCAGGAGGACTTGGAACAAGACTTAAACCTTTTACAGATATTATACCAAAACCTTTATTACCTCTTGGGGAAAAATCATTAATGGAAATTCAAATTGAACATTTAAAAAAATGCGGATTTAATAATATATATATTGCTGTAAATTATAAATCTGACTATATAAAAGCTTTTTTTGGAGATGGATCAAAATATGGAGTTAATATATATTATAGTGAAGAAGAAAAACCACTAGGAACAGCAGGGCCTTTAAAATTATTAGAAAAAAAATTATTAGATCCATTTTTGGTTATAAATGGTGATATATTAACAAATTTTGATTTAAGAAAAATTTATGAATTTTCCTTAAATTATCCAGAATCACCACTTACTCTTGGAACAAAAATCATAACAACACCTTTTAGATTTGGAAAAATTTATTCTGAAGGAGATATTGTAAAGGATATTGAAGAAAAACCGGAATTAAAATTTGAAATTTTAGCAGGTATTTATATAATGAAACCAAAAATTTTTGAATATATTCCATACAATGAATATTTTGGAATTGATCTTTTAATAAAAAAATTGTTGTCTAAAAATATTCAGGTTACCAAATATATAATCAATGATTATTGGATTGATATTGGTGTTGTAGAAGATTATTCTAAAGCAAAAGAATTGTATGAAAATATGAAAAATAATTAATGTTATTTATGAGGTGAAAAAATGAAAGTATTGGTAACAGGAGCAGAAGGGTTTATAGGATCGCATTTAACAGAAATGTTAGTTGAAAAAGGATATAATGTAAAGGCTTTTGTAAGATATAACTTTCAAAATGATTGGGGCTGGCTTGAAAAATCTAAATATTTAAAAGATATTGAAATATATACAGGAGACATAAGGGATTATGATAGTGTATATGATTCAATGAAGGATGTTGATGTTGTATTTCATCTTGCGGCATTAATTGGAATTCCATATTCATATATTTCACCTCTTGCATATATTAAAACCAATACAGAAGGTACATATAATGTATTGGAAGCTGCAAGAAAACTGGATATTCAAAGAGTTATTCATACATCAACAAGTGAAATATATGGAACTGCGCAATATGTACCAATTGATGAAAAACATCCATATAATCCACAATCGCCTTATGCAGCTTCTAAAGCTGGAGCTGATCATTTAGCTTTAAGTTATTATAGATCATTTGAATTACCGATAACTATAATAAGACCATTTAATACGTATGGTCCAAGGCAATCAGCAAGAGCTATAATACCCACAATAATATCTCAAATATTAGCAGGTAAAAAACAAATAAAATTAGGAAATCTTACACCTACCAGAGATTTAAATTATGTAAAAGACACAGCCAATGGTTTTATAACCGTAGGATTGCACGAAAAGACAATTGGTGATGTATATAATCTCGGAACAGGAAAGGAAATATCTATAGGTGATTTAGCAAAAAAAATAATAGAATTAACTGGAAAAGATGTTGAAATAGTAACAGATAAACAAAGATTAAGACCAAAAAAATCAGAAGTTGAAAGATTATTATCCAATCCGGAAAAAGCTATGAAATTAACTGGTTGGAAACCACAATATTCATTAGATGAAGGATTAAAAGAAACCATAGAATGGATAAAAGAAAATCTTCAATATTTTAAAGTTGATATATATAATGTGTGAGGCGAAAAAATGAAAAATGAAATATTATTAGATGCACCTAATTTGGGAGAATTGGAAAAGGAATATTTGATAAAATGTATAGATAGCACCTTTGTTTCAACTGCAGGACCTTTTATTCCAGAATTTGAAGAAAAGTTTGCTAAATATGTTGGTACAAAAAGAGCTGTTTCTGTTCAATCAGGAACAGCCGCATTATATATGGCATTATATGAACTTGGTATTGGTCCAGGAGATGAAGTAATAGTACCTGTAATTACATTCATAGCCTCTGTAAATCCAATAATGTATTTAGGGGCAACACCTGTTTTTGTCGACGTTGATCCAGAAACCTGGAATATAGATCCAAAAGAAGTTGAAAAAGCTATAACAAAAAATACAAAAGCTATAATACCTGTTCATTTATATGGAAATCCTTGTGATATGGATGGGTTAATGTATATATCAAAAAAATATGGAATTCCTATAATTGAAGATGCAACAGAAAGTTTAGGTGCAACATATAATGGAAAAATGACAGGAACCTTTG
This is a stretch of genomic DNA from Marinitoga piezophila KA3. It encodes these proteins:
- a CDS encoding sugar phosphate nucleotidyltransferase, translated to MDAVILAGGLGTRLKPFTDIIPKPLLPLGEKSLMEIQIEHLKKCGFNNIYIAVNYKSDYIKAFFGDGSKYGVNIYYSEEEKPLGTAGPLKLLEKKLLDPFLVINGDILTNFDLRKIYEFSLNYPESPLTLGTKIITTPFRFGKIYSEGDIVKDIEEKPELKFEILAGIYIMKPKIFEYIPYNEYFGIDLLIKKLLSKNIQVTKYIINDYWIDIGVVEDYSKAKELYENMKNN
- a CDS encoding NAD-dependent 4,6-dehydratase LegB, which encodes MKVLVTGAEGFIGSHLTEMLVEKGYNVKAFVRYNFQNDWGWLEKSKYLKDIEIYTGDIRDYDSVYDSMKDVDVVFHLAALIGIPYSYISPLAYIKTNTEGTYNVLEAARKLDIQRVIHTSTSEIYGTAQYVPIDEKHPYNPQSPYAASKAGADHLALSYYRSFELPITIIRPFNTYGPRQSARAIIPTIISQILAGKKQIKLGNLTPTRDLNYVKDTANGFITVGLHEKTIGDVYNLGTGKEISIGDLAKKIIELTGKDVEIVTDKQRLRPKKSEVERLLSNPEKAMKLTGWKPQYSLDEGLKETIEWIKENLQYFKVDIYNV